The following proteins are encoded in a genomic region of Sulfurovum indicum:
- a CDS encoding thioredoxin family protein encodes MSEKKPLPVSRYADIKHNIGNGHPTILAFGMSHCYSCLAMSKVFAQILEEHPEYQIYAVDGQKERIISRDIYKLKEMPTQIFFDAEGNEIFRHTGAYKKPVLEIIMKKYGFMQC; translated from the coding sequence ATGTCGGAAAAAAAGCCGCTTCCGGTCAGTCGATATGCCGATATCAAACACAATATCGGAAATGGACACCCTACCATTTTGGCATTTGGCATGAGCCACTGTTACAGTTGTCTTGCTATGTCTAAAGTATTTGCCCAGATTCTGGAAGAGCATCCGGAGTATCAGATCTATGCTGTTGACGGACAGAAAGAACGGATCATAAGCCGTGATATCTACAAACTCAAAGAGATGCCGACACAGATCTTTTTTGATGCTGAAGGCAATGAGATATTTCGGCATACAGGGGCATATAAAAAGCCTGTACTTGAGATCATTATGAAGAAATACGGCTTTATGCAGTGTTAG
- a CDS encoding argininosuccinate synthase produces MAKRKIKKAVLAYSGGLDTSIILKWLQDEYECEVVTFTADLGQGEEVEPARQKALDMGIKPENIFILDLREEFVKDFVFPMFRANAIYEGEYLLGTSIARPLIAKKQIEIAKETGADAVSHGATGKGNDQVRFELGYLALDPDIAVIAPWREWDLNSRTKLLEYAKNHGIDIDGKGKPKPYSMDANLLHISYEGEWLENPYNEPEEDMWLWSVSPEEAPDEPEYITITYKEGDPVAINGEEMTPATILESLNTYGKKHGIGRIDIVENRMVGMKARGCYETPGGTIMLKAHRAIESITLDREEAHAKDEMMPKYAKLIYNGLWWSPERRMMQAAIDATQEQVNGEVRLKLYKGNVMVVGRKSENSLYSEEHSTFEADEVYNQKDAEGFIRLNALRFIIEGKKQPERIATLVGDYDEVEVCHIETGSTTICQKVKQFFKKLIGKG; encoded by the coding sequence ATGGCAAAAAGAAAGATCAAAAAGGCTGTACTGGCTTATTCGGGTGGGCTTGATACAAGTATTATCCTTAAGTGGCTGCAAGATGAATACGAATGTGAAGTGGTGACTTTTACCGCCGACCTTGGACAGGGTGAAGAGGTAGAACCTGCACGTCAAAAAGCGTTGGATATGGGGATCAAACCTGAGAACATCTTCATCTTGGATCTTAGAGAAGAGTTCGTAAAAGATTTCGTCTTCCCAATGTTCAGAGCCAATGCGATCTATGAAGGAGAGTATCTTTTGGGTACTTCCATCGCCAGACCGCTCATTGCCAAAAAACAGATAGAGATCGCAAAAGAGACAGGGGCTGATGCGGTCAGTCACGGGGCGACAGGAAAAGGAAATGACCAGGTACGTTTTGAGCTTGGTTATCTTGCACTTGATCCCGATATTGCGGTGATCGCACCATGGAGAGAGTGGGACCTTAACTCCAGAACAAAGCTGCTTGAGTATGCAAAGAACCATGGTATCGACATTGACGGTAAAGGTAAACCGAAGCCTTACTCGATGGATGCGAACCTGCTTCACATCTCTTATGAGGGTGAGTGGCTGGAGAATCCGTACAATGAGCCGGAAGAGGATATGTGGCTCTGGTCTGTCTCTCCGGAGGAAGCACCGGATGAGCCTGAATACATTACTATCACCTACAAAGAGGGAGATCCTGTGGCGATCAACGGTGAAGAGATGACTCCGGCCACGATCCTTGAGAGCCTCAACACATATGGAAAGAAACACGGGATCGGACGCATTGATATTGTTGAGAACCGTATGGTCGGCATGAAAGCACGCGGGTGTTACGAGACACCGGGCGGAACCATTATGCTTAAAGCACACCGTGCTATCGAGTCGATCACGCTTGACAGAGAAGAGGCACATGCCAAAGATGAGATGATGCCAAAATATGCCAAACTGATCTATAATGGTCTTTGGTGGTCTCCTGAACGCAGGATGATGCAGGCGGCCATAGATGCGACACAGGAACAGGTAAACGGTGAGGTCAGGCTCAAGCTTTACAAAGGGAATGTAATGGTTGTAGGACGTAAGTCTGAGAATTCCCTCTACTCTGAAGAGCACTCAACTTTCGAAGCAGATGAGGTTTATAACCAGAAAGATGCAGAAGGGTTTATTCGTCTCAATGCACTGCGTTTTATCATCGAAGGGAAAAAACAGCCGGAGCGTATTGCAACACTGGTAGGTGACTATGATGAGGTAGAGGTGTGCCATATTGAGACAGGTTCAACAACCATCTGTCAAAAAGTAAAACAGTTCTTTAAAAAGCTTATTGGTAAAGGTTAA
- a CDS encoding M3 family metallopeptidase, translated as MFQTFQLENLDTFPQQLETLLNAQRKKIDEITKTSETGYGSILKPLQDLDEELNLFFTPLSHLNSVMNSEETQKAYEASLPLLSKFSSEMAQNVPLFRKIEQIRTDDPQQQTVVKYDVRDFRLSGIDLPEKEKKRLEEISLQLSELSNAFSQNLLNATNAYELIIEDEKDVKGMPQTDIEAARTEIDGKTVYRFTLQIPSYLAYMTYGPNRRYREALSKAYSTRAPENAEVIDRILALKQEKAKILGFENYAQYALETRDAANQEEVLEFLDILADAALPQAREELEELKTFARECDGIEELAGYDIAYYSEKLKKEKFDFDDTMTKPYFEQQKVLQGLLDVVSELFGVEFRPADVPTWHMCVKPFDIYEEGRLSGRIYFDLEARKEKRGGAWMADWETHFIDSEGKKHLASAFVVCNFAPASETTPSLLRHDDVVTLFHEMGHAIHHLFGKCKERSISGINGVAWDVVEFPSQFLENFAYEAAILKRFGFHYETGEPISEELMAKIKETKNFQAALGILRQVEFSLFDFKLHQKLYQGEEVQALLDKIREKTALLKPPSYNKFQHGFSHIFAGGYAAGYYSYKWAEVLSADAFFECLDEQEGFNKERAKGYKEIILANGGAKEMSELYREWLGRKPEVESLIKLYEIA; from the coding sequence ATGTTTCAAACCTTTCAACTAGAGAACTTAGACACTTTTCCCCAGCAACTCGAAACGCTTCTCAATGCACAGCGCAAAAAGATCGATGAGATCACAAAAACGAGTGAAACCGGATATGGCAGTATACTCAAACCGCTTCAGGATCTCGATGAGGAGTTAAATCTCTTTTTTACTCCTCTCTCCCATCTTAACTCGGTCATGAACTCCGAAGAGACACAAAAAGCATATGAAGCATCACTTCCTCTGCTCTCCAAATTCAGTTCGGAGATGGCACAGAATGTTCCTCTATTCAGAAAAATCGAGCAGATACGAACAGATGATCCCCAGCAGCAGACTGTTGTCAAATATGATGTAAGGGACTTTAGACTCTCCGGGATCGATCTGCCCGAAAAAGAGAAAAAACGGCTTGAAGAGATCTCCCTTCAACTCTCCGAACTCTCCAACGCTTTCTCACAGAACCTGCTCAATGCAACCAATGCCTATGAACTGATCATTGAAGATGAAAAAGATGTCAAAGGCATGCCCCAAACAGATATTGAAGCTGCCAGAACAGAGATCGACGGCAAAACGGTCTATAGGTTCACCCTCCAGATCCCAAGCTACCTTGCCTATATGACCTATGGCCCCAACCGCAGATACAGAGAAGCTCTCTCCAAAGCTTACAGCACCAGAGCTCCCGAAAATGCAGAGGTGATCGACAGGATCCTTGCACTGAAACAGGAAAAAGCAAAAATACTCGGCTTTGAGAACTATGCTCAGTATGCACTCGAGACAAGGGATGCCGCAAACCAGGAAGAGGTACTGGAGTTTCTTGATATACTCGCCGATGCAGCGCTGCCGCAAGCCAGAGAGGAACTTGAGGAGCTCAAAACTTTTGCCAGAGAGTGTGACGGTATCGAAGAGCTTGCCGGATATGATATTGCCTACTACTCCGAAAAACTCAAAAAAGAGAAATTCGATTTTGATGACACCATGACAAAGCCCTACTTCGAACAGCAAAAAGTACTTCAGGGACTGCTCGATGTCGTTTCGGAACTTTTTGGTGTAGAGTTCAGGCCCGCAGATGTTCCGACATGGCATATGTGCGTCAAACCTTTTGACATATACGAAGAGGGGAGGCTCTCAGGACGTATCTACTTCGACCTTGAAGCACGTAAAGAGAAACGTGGCGGCGCATGGATGGCTGACTGGGAGACACACTTCATCGACAGTGAGGGGAAAAAACATCTTGCATCAGCCTTTGTCGTATGCAACTTTGCACCTGCTTCCGAAACCACCCCTTCTTTACTGCGCCATGATGATGTCGTCACTCTTTTTCATGAAATGGGACATGCCATCCATCACCTTTTTGGAAAATGCAAGGAGCGTTCGATCTCCGGTATCAACGGTGTTGCCTGGGATGTAGTGGAGTTCCCTTCCCAGTTCCTTGAGAATTTTGCCTACGAAGCTGCTATTCTCAAACGCTTTGGTTTCCATTATGAAACTGGGGAGCCCATCTCTGAAGAACTTATGGCAAAGATCAAAGAGACAAAGAACTTTCAGGCCGCTCTTGGTATTCTGCGTCAGGTTGAGTTCTCGCTTTTTGACTTCAAGCTGCATCAAAAGCTCTATCAGGGTGAAGAGGTCCAGGCACTCCTTGACAAGATCAGAGAGAAGACTGCTCTGCTCAAACCGCCGAGCTATAACAAGTTCCAGCATGGCTTCTCCCATATCTTTGCAGGCGGATATGCTGCAGGGTATTACTCTTACAAGTGGGCAGAGGTACTCAGTGCCGATGCTTTCTTTGAGTGTCTCGATGAGCAGGAAGGTTTTAACAAAGAGCGTGCCAAGGGATACAAAGAGATCATTCTTGCCAACGGCGGAGCCAAAGAGATGAGTGAACTTTACCGGGAGTGGCTGGGCCGCAAACCTGAGGTAGAGAGCCTTATAAAACTATACGAAATCGCATAG
- the rplI gene encoding 50S ribosomal protein L9: MKVLLIKDVKSLGKAGEIKEVKDGYGQNFLINKGLAKLATPEVVENWKAEQARKEQELKEELARLEAEKKELEEATIKIEKQAAPVGIKGSVGNADIAAAVREQLGIELDKKHINLKKALKSTGIHEVDAKLGHGIHAMLKVEVVGV, translated from the coding sequence ATGAAAGTACTATTGATCAAAGATGTTAAATCACTGGGAAAAGCCGGAGAGATCAAGGAAGTAAAAGACGGATACGGACAGAATTTTCTGATCAACAAAGGACTGGCCAAACTTGCAACTCCAGAGGTGGTGGAGAACTGGAAAGCAGAACAGGCACGTAAGGAACAGGAACTCAAAGAGGAACTTGCACGTCTTGAGGCGGAGAAGAAAGAGCTGGAAGAAGCAACGATCAAAATTGAGAAACAGGCAGCACCGGTCGGGATCAAAGGTTCTGTAGGCAATGCTGACATTGCGGCAGCAGTCAGGGAACAGCTTGGGATTGAGCTTGATAAAAAGCACATTAACCTTAAAAAAGCGCTCAAGTCCACCGGTATTCATGAAGTCGATGCCAAGTTGGGACATGGCATTCATGCAATGTTGAAAGTAGAAGTAGTAGGTGTCTGA
- the hslV gene encoding ATP-dependent protease subunit HslV: MFEATTILGYKADGKAVIGGDGQVTFGDTVLKSNATKIRTLYEGKILAGFAGSTADAFNLFDMFEGFLNEKRGDLFKSVIAFSKAWRKDKHLRQLEAMMIVLNKEHIFILSGTGDVVEPQDGRIAAIGSGGNYAISAARALDKHANLEPRDLVEESLQIAGELCIYTNTNIKILEL; this comes from the coding sequence ATGTTTGAAGCAACTACGATACTGGGTTACAAAGCTGACGGGAAAGCTGTTATCGGCGGTGACGGACAGGTCACATTCGGTGATACGGTACTTAAGAGCAATGCGACAAAGATACGTACTTTGTATGAAGGCAAGATACTGGCAGGATTCGCAGGCAGTACGGCAGACGCTTTTAATCTGTTCGATATGTTCGAGGGATTTTTGAATGAGAAGAGAGGAGACCTTTTCAAATCAGTGATCGCCTTTTCCAAAGCATGGCGGAAAGACAAGCATCTGCGTCAGCTTGAGGCGATGATGATCGTTCTGAACAAAGAGCATATTTTCATCCTTTCCGGAACCGGTGATGTGGTAGAACCACAGGATGGCAGGATCGCTGCCATTGGAAGCGGCGGAAATTATGCGATATCGGCGGCAAGGGCATTGGATAAGCATGCAAACCTTGAACCACGAGATCTGGTAGAGGAGTCTTTGCAGATCGCCGGAGAGTTGTGTATCTATACCAATACGAATATAAAAATACTGGAATTGTAA
- the hslU gene encoding ATP-dependent protease ATPase subunit HslU encodes MDNLTPKEIVSHLDKYVIGQHDAKKTIAVALRNRYRRMQLTPQMQQDVTPKNILMIGSTGVGKTEIARRLAKMMQLPFIKVEASKYTEVGFVGRDVESMIRDLAVTAMNIVRESENEKNKEKIANYIENKIIEKLLPPLPAGASEQKQAEYDASFARMQEKFAKGELDHLKVKVNIPNKADFPEEGLPPQMIQVQESIVKVLGGMGKKGPEKEVTVAEARKILEQEASEVLLDEEQLKELAREKVEKGGIVFLDEVDKIAVAAGSHNRQDPSKEGVQRDLLPIVEGSTVNTKLGMIRTDHILFIAAGAFHLSKPSDLIPELQGRFPLRVELESLNEETLYRILTEPKNSLVKQYQALLAVEGVDLVFEEEALRAIAHYSLLANEKTEDIGARRLHTVMEKIIEEISFEADMHNGETIRITKAMVDEKIGSVVEDEDMTRYIL; translated from the coding sequence TTGGATAATTTAACACCAAAAGAGATCGTGTCGCACCTTGACAAGTATGTGATCGGACAGCATGATGCCAAAAAAACAATCGCTGTAGCGCTGCGCAACCGTTACAGACGTATGCAGCTTACCCCCCAGATGCAGCAGGATGTCACTCCTAAGAACATTCTGATGATCGGAAGTACCGGTGTAGGTAAAACAGAGATCGCACGCCGTCTGGCAAAAATGATGCAGCTGCCTTTCATAAAAGTTGAAGCGAGCAAATATACGGAAGTGGGCTTTGTCGGACGTGATGTAGAATCGATGATCCGTGATCTGGCGGTTACAGCAATGAACATTGTACGTGAGTCGGAGAATGAGAAGAACAAAGAGAAGATCGCCAACTATATTGAGAATAAGATCATTGAAAAACTCCTTCCGCCTCTTCCTGCCGGTGCCAGTGAACAGAAGCAGGCAGAGTACGATGCATCTTTTGCCAGAATGCAGGAGAAGTTTGCCAAAGGAGAACTGGATCATCTCAAGGTCAAGGTAAACATCCCAAATAAAGCGGACTTTCCTGAAGAGGGGCTTCCTCCGCAAATGATACAGGTACAGGAGTCCATCGTCAAAGTACTTGGCGGTATGGGAAAAAAGGGACCTGAAAAAGAGGTAACTGTTGCAGAGGCCAGGAAGATCCTGGAACAGGAAGCAAGTGAAGTGCTTCTGGATGAGGAACAGCTTAAAGAACTGGCCAGAGAAAAGGTAGAGAAAGGCGGTATCGTTTTCCTTGATGAAGTAGACAAAATCGCTGTGGCAGCAGGTTCCCATAACAGACAGGATCCAAGCAAAGAGGGAGTACAGAGAGATCTGCTTCCTATCGTTGAAGGATCAACGGTCAATACCAAACTTGGAATGATCAGAACGGATCATATTCTTTTTATTGCAGCAGGGGCATTTCACCTGAGCAAGCCGAGTGACTTGATTCCTGAACTTCAGGGACGTTTTCCTCTGAGGGTGGAGCTTGAGAGTCTTAATGAAGAGACACTGTACCGTATCTTGACAGAGCCCAAAAACTCACTCGTTAAACAGTATCAGGCACTTTTGGCAGTAGAGGGTGTAGACCTGGTATTTGAAGAGGAGGCACTCCGTGCCATTGCACACTATTCTCTGCTTGCCAACGAAAAAACGGAAGACATAGGAGCCAGACGTCTGCATACAGTCATGGAAAAAATCATCGAAGAGATCAGTTTTGAAGCTGATATGCATAATGGAGAAACGATCAGGATTACCAAGGCTATGGTCGATGAGAAGATAGGCAGTGTTGTCGAAGATGAGGATATGACACGTTATATATTATAG
- the era gene encoding GTPase Era, whose product MFNQGKEDTRAGFVAVVGRPNAGKSTLLNYIVGEKLAMVSKKAQATRKRMNIIVMHKNAQIIFVDTPGIHEKERLLNQFMLDEALKAMGDSDLIIFLAPVTDKLTEYEKFLALNEAKGTKHMIVLTKIDHVKQGDILKKLGEYQKYQDKFEAIIPFSVNKKVGKEQLLDEITRHLPESPWLFDPEILTTDNIRDIYKELIRESIFENMSDEIPYESDVIIDKIYEEDHIDKVYATIVVEKETQKGMIVGQKGAGIKRVGKLAREQMERFAGKKIFLDLHVSVKKGWSKNRESLEEFGYIV is encoded by the coding sequence ATGTTTAATCAGGGAAAAGAAGATACCAGGGCAGGATTTGTGGCAGTAGTTGGACGACCCAATGCAGGGAAGAGTACGCTGCTTAATTATATTGTAGGTGAGAAACTTGCCATGGTCTCAAAAAAAGCGCAAGCCACACGTAAGCGTATGAATATCATTGTGATGCATAAAAATGCACAGATCATCTTTGTGGATACACCCGGCATCCATGAGAAAGAGCGTCTGCTTAACCAGTTCATGCTGGATGAAGCGCTCAAAGCGATGGGAGACAGTGACCTGATCATTTTTTTGGCACCTGTGACGGACAAGCTGACAGAGTATGAAAAGTTTCTGGCACTCAATGAGGCCAAGGGGACCAAACATATGATAGTGCTGACCAAGATCGACCATGTAAAACAGGGGGATATTCTAAAGAAGCTTGGAGAGTATCAGAAGTATCAGGATAAATTTGAAGCGATTATTCCCTTCTCTGTAAATAAAAAGGTAGGAAAGGAGCAGCTGCTTGATGAGATCACCAGGCATTTGCCTGAATCTCCCTGGCTATTTGATCCGGAGATCCTGACCACTGACAATATCCGTGATATCTACAAGGAGTTGATACGTGAATCGATCTTTGAAAACATGAGTGATGAAATCCCTTATGAAAGCGATGTGATCATCGATAAGATCTATGAGGAGGATCATATAGACAAAGTCTATGCAACGATCGTAGTGGAGAAGGAGACCCAAAAAGGTATGATCGTAGGGCAGAAAGGTGCGGGGATCAAGCGTGTCGGAAAGCTTGCACGTGAACAGATGGAGCGTTTCGCCGGCAAGAAGATATTTCTTGATCTTCATGTCTCTGTTAAAAAAGGCTGGAGCAAAAATAGAGAAAGCCTGGAAGAATTTGGTTATATTGTATAA
- the mshL gene encoding pilus (MSHA type) biogenesis protein MshL, which yields MKRVKNKGIQFVFAIMMAIGLTNTAVADECSSKLFSVTIDSQLTIGDVIENLADTCAMTVVVKDEAARKRMKKKLYYVKLKNATLKGFLDTILKDNDLHYTLAGNKLNISYLITRTFRIHYISGQRIGKSNANVTIASPQSSTGGVRGSNTINSGSTQNSLSKTGISIESSDEFQFWKTVETEIQRILIGAADGSTHYTRTGDTWTGPDGRVWEYNPLAPIVNPEAGMITVTGTARQINRVARYIHTLSKQIKQQVLIDVRILSVTFDDSRTSGVDWSQLYSLQNFTVDSLQMAQNNVASYTFDAIQGITEATFAPNTDPTSASVVSITGHASVQEVVKFLGTQGDVKAISSPRVMTLNNQPALISVGKELFYKIKSTSALGTGNNQNTAEGETVDSVFAGILLDITPEIDANGMITLKINPSISETVNPVGKDNTIRQIPPDLIRRQIASVVKVKDGEHAILGGLITSKTGFEANKVPILGDIPVLEYLFKQETKIETVEELVLIITPHIVKNSKSVSLKDLGYTKVNEK from the coding sequence ATGAAAAGAGTAAAAAACAAGGGGATACAGTTCGTTTTTGCCATAATGATGGCAATAGGGCTGACCAATACTGCCGTTGCAGATGAGTGTTCAAGCAAACTCTTCTCGGTTACCATTGACAGTCAACTGACAATCGGAGATGTGATTGAAAATCTTGCAGATACATGTGCCATGACGGTGGTTGTCAAAGATGAGGCGGCACGGAAAAGAATGAAGAAGAAGCTTTACTATGTAAAGCTGAAGAACGCTACTCTGAAAGGTTTTCTGGATACGATTCTCAAGGATAATGACCTTCATTATACGCTTGCAGGGAATAAACTGAATATCTCCTATCTCATTACAAGGACATTCCGTATCCATTATATTTCCGGTCAGAGAATTGGAAAGAGTAATGCAAATGTTACTATTGCCAGTCCACAGAGCTCTACAGGCGGAGTCAGAGGTTCAAATACAATAAATAGTGGCAGTACGCAAAATAGTCTTTCAAAGACCGGTATTTCAATTGAAAGTAGTGATGAATTCCAGTTCTGGAAAACAGTGGAGACGGAGATACAGCGTATCCTTATAGGTGCGGCAGACGGGAGTACACACTATACACGCACTGGTGATACCTGGACCGGTCCTGACGGCAGAGTATGGGAGTATAATCCTTTGGCTCCGATCGTAAATCCGGAAGCGGGTATGATCACAGTCACTGGTACAGCAAGGCAGATCAACAGAGTGGCAAGATATATCCATACTTTAAGCAAGCAGATCAAGCAGCAGGTATTGATCGATGTACGTATTCTGTCAGTCACCTTTGATGACAGCCGTACGAGTGGGGTGGACTGGTCTCAACTCTACAGCCTGCAGAATTTTACGGTAGACTCGCTGCAAATGGCACAGAACAATGTGGCATCTTACACATTTGATGCTATTCAGGGGATTACTGAAGCAACTTTTGCACCGAATACTGATCCGACATCCGCCAGTGTTGTGAGTATTACCGGACATGCATCTGTGCAGGAGGTAGTCAAGTTCCTGGGAACACAGGGGGATGTAAAAGCGATCTCAAGTCCTCGTGTTATGACACTGAACAACCAGCCTGCATTGATCAGTGTGGGTAAAGAGTTGTTCTACAAGATCAAGTCAACCAGTGCCCTTGGAACAGGCAATAATCAGAATACAGCCGAAGGAGAAACGGTCGATTCCGTTTTTGCCGGGATCCTGCTTGATATCACGCCTGAGATCGATGCAAACGGAATGATCACACTGAAGATAAACCCTTCTATTTCGGAAACAGTAAATCCAGTTGGCAAGGATAATACAATAAGACAGATCCCGCCGGATCTTATCAGAAGACAAATCGCATCAGTCGTAAAAGTAAAAGACGGGGAACATGCGATCCTTGGCGGTCTTATTACGTCAAAAACTGGATTTGAAGCAAACAAGGTGCCGATACTTGGAGATATCCCGGTTTTAGAGTATCTATTCAAACAAGAAACAAAAATTGAGACCGTAGAGGAGCTGGTACTGATTATTACGCCGCATATTGTTAAAAACAGCAAATCTGTTTCTCTTAAAGATTTAGGATATACAAAAGTTAATGAAAAGTAG
- a CDS encoding ATP-binding protein: MKSRYEAAKNVFIDSVDLDDYIELDSSLTAYQQLEHSIDKPLKMILLFGRPGTGKSILLNRLHNKLKHKREIHYFDTPATNEKEFFHKVFKVLTKKSLPQNTEVNFSALVNYCKDLRGEREIIILLDEAQMYGSEMMEKIRLLSDSRAVKFIVSLHKTDDEDLVAKEHFQSRIWEVIELQNATLPEQAAYIHKKLLKKNLFETANSIKEKHMKLIHKFTQGNYRECNKMMFTIFEICEYYDRHEPSKINYQQVPKRIIEMAALKLGYINV, encoded by the coding sequence ATGAAAAGTAGGTATGAAGCTGCCAAGAACGTATTTATAGATTCAGTTGATCTTGATGATTATATTGAACTGGACTCTTCTCTGACTGCTTATCAACAGCTTGAACACAGCATTGATAAGCCTTTGAAGATGATCCTTCTCTTTGGCCGTCCCGGTACAGGGAAGAGTATTCTTCTCAATCGTCTCCATAATAAACTCAAACACAAACGAGAGATCCACTACTTTGATACACCGGCGACCAATGAAAAGGAGTTTTTTCATAAAGTCTTTAAAGTATTGACAAAAAAATCGTTACCGCAAAACACTGAAGTGAACTTCTCTGCGCTGGTAAACTACTGTAAGGACCTGCGGGGGGAAAGAGAGATCATTATTCTTCTGGATGAAGCACAGATGTATGGTTCGGAGATGATGGAGAAGATACGGCTTCTCTCAGACAGCAGGGCAGTAAAATTCATTGTCTCTTTACATAAGACAGATGATGAAGACCTTGTGGCAAAGGAGCATTTCCAGTCAAGAATATGGGAAGTGATCGAGCTTCAAAATGCAACTCTGCCGGAGCAGGCAGCCTATATACATAAAAAGCTTTTGAAAAAAAATCTTTTTGAAACTGCCAACAGTATCAAAGAGAAGCATATGAAACTTATCCATAAGTTTACACAGGGTAACTACAGGGAGTGTAACAAGATGATGTTCACCATTTTTGAGATTTGTGAATATTATGACAGGCATGAACCTTCAAAGATCAACTACCAACAGGTACCCAAACGTATCATAGAGATGGCTGCGCTGAAACTGGGGTATATCAATGTATAA
- a CDS encoding tetratricopeptide repeat protein, which translates to MYNIKALEEDWKRYNRKKKIPWIILLLLITVVLALILARNSGMLKLQDTNMKNQVTTTPSTLQQSQPVFRDKALTKLEEQDREETVDAPMDTGSGESINETDMQERTALVSSKPPRKKLHIEVIETASSPEAFKEIEKRFRLGHDTDDSLFLARAYYSKGNYKKAEYWALQTNKINENIEESWLIFAKAKVRRGQKNEAIRILNRYVKKTNSIEAKVLLEKIKKGMIR; encoded by the coding sequence ATGTATAACATCAAAGCACTTGAAGAGGATTGGAAACGGTATAACCGTAAAAAAAAGATACCCTGGATCATACTTCTTCTGCTTATAACAGTTGTTTTGGCGCTTATCCTTGCAAGGAATAGCGGTATGTTAAAACTTCAGGATACCAATATGAAAAATCAGGTTACTACCACACCATCCACGCTGCAGCAGAGTCAGCCTGTTTTCAGGGACAAAGCATTAACAAAGCTTGAAGAACAGGATAGAGAAGAAACGGTAGATGCACCTATGGATACCGGTTCTGGTGAGAGTATCAATGAAACAGATATGCAAGAGCGTACTGCTTTGGTCTCTTCAAAACCCCCTCGCAAAAAACTGCATATTGAAGTGATTGAAACAGCTTCAAGCCCTGAAGCTTTTAAAGAGATTGAAAAAAGATTCCGACTCGGGCATGATACAGACGATTCTCTTTTTCTTGCAAGAGCATATTACAGTAAGGGTAACTACAAGAAAGCGGAGTACTGGGCGCTTCAGACCAATAAGATCAATGAGAATATAGAAGAGAGTTGGCTGATCTTTGCAAAAGCGAAAGTGAGGCGGGGACAAAAAAATGAAGCAATAAGAATTTTGAACAGATATGTCAAGAAAACAAACTCGATCGAAGCTAAAGTACTTCTGGAGAAGATAAAAAAAGGTATGATCAGATAG